Proteins from a single region of Methanotorris igneus Kol 5:
- the vhuD gene encoding F420-non-reducing hydrogenase iron-sulfur subunit VhuD has protein sequence MSEPIIVAFVCYQUGYGAADLAGTSRMQYPASVRPIRIPCTGKFDITYALRAFQKGADAVFVAGUKPHECAFETGNFRAEERVRFTKKLLDELGIGGERIEMYFMTAAEADKFVAAVNEMTERVKKLGPNPLKAQ, from the coding sequence ATGAGTGAACCAATAATTGTAGCATTCGTTTGCTATCAATGAGGATACGGTGCAGCAGATTTAGCTGGAACAAGTAGAATGCAATACCCTGCCAGCGTCAGGCCTATAAGAATACCATGCACTGGTAAATTCGACATTACTTACGCCCTTAGGGCGTTCCAAAAAGGCGCTGACGCTGTCTTTGTTGCAGGGTGAAAACCACACGAGTGTGCATTCGAGACTGGAAACTTTAGGGCCGAAGAGAGGGTTAGGTTCACCAAAAAATTATTAGATGAATTAGGAATTGGTGGAGAAAGAATAGAAATGTACTTCATGACTGCAGCAGAAGCTGATAAATTCGTTGCTGCTGTAAATGAAATGACAGAAAGAGTTAAAAAATTAGGACCTAACCCTCTCAAGGCCCAATAA
- the vhuG gene encoding F420-non-reducing hydrogenase subunit VhuG, which produces MADKVKVAMIQLCGCSGCHISLLDLHDKLLEVLPNLEIVYAPIVADPKEIPDGIDVALLEGGVRNEHDEHLVHEFREKAKIVIAWGTCAAYGGIPGLGNLYTKEELINRVYSTESTDNPGTIPSEEIPPLEDYVKPIPDVIKVDYIIPGCPPTPDMIASAIVALLNGEEPKFSTKIVCDECPRKKENVFPEKFKRTFEGKPDPEKCLFEQGYTCLGMATRAGCGAKCPNAGVPCRGCYGKTDAVLDQGAAAANTFANAGEAALEIPDKVALLNRFSLPAALISKKIK; this is translated from the coding sequence ATGGCAGATAAAGTTAAGGTAGCAATGATACAATTATGTGGCTGTTCTGGGTGTCACATCTCATTGCTTGACTTGCATGACAAGTTATTAGAGGTTCTGCCAAACTTGGAGATCGTCTATGCTCCAATTGTCGCAGACCCAAAGGAAATTCCTGACGGGATAGATGTTGCGTTGTTAGAAGGAGGAGTTAGAAACGAGCACGATGAGCACCTTGTCCATGAATTTAGAGAGAAAGCAAAAATTGTAATTGCATGGGGAACTTGTGCTGCTTATGGTGGAATTCCTGGTTTAGGAAACTTATACACAAAAGAAGAATTGATAAACAGGGTTTATTCAACAGAATCAACTGACAACCCTGGAACAATCCCATCAGAAGAAATCCCACCATTGGAAGATTACGTAAAACCAATCCCAGATGTTATAAAAGTTGATTATATCATCCCAGGATGTCCTCCAACACCAGATATGATTGCAAGTGCAATTGTTGCATTATTGAATGGAGAAGAACCAAAATTCTCTACAAAAATTGTATGTGACGAATGTCCAAGGAAAAAAGAAAACGTATTCCCAGAGAAATTCAAAAGAACATTTGAAGGAAAACCAGATCCGGAAAAATGTTTATTTGAACAAGGTTACACCTGCTTAGGTATGGCTACAAGAGCAGGATGTGGAGCAAAGTGTCCAAATGCAGGTGTTCCATGTAGAGGATGTTATGGAAAAACAGATGCTGTATTGGATCAAGGAGCAGCGGCGGCAAACACATTTGCAAATGCTGGAGAGGCAGCATTGGAAATCCCAGACAAAGTTGCATTGTTGAACAGATTCAGTTTACCTGCTGCTTTAATTTCCAAGAAGATAAAATAA